The Spiroplasma litorale nucleotide sequence TATAAAAAAAATATAAGGATAACCTTATATTTTGGCCAACAAATTTAATTAACAGATATTGAATAATTTTTCCTTATTAATACATCCAAAAAAATCTTAAAATATCTAATAATTATTAGTGTACTTTTTTGTTGACTTGTATTTATTGTACATTAAAATCATTGATAAAACTAAAAATTTATTAGTTATTTACAATTTTTAATAAAGTTAATCCGCATGATTCTGCTTTATATGGCATTTTTTTATCTTTAAGGTTTAGTACATTAATAATTTTATTTAAATCAATTTTATTATTCGCAAAGGCAATTGTTGCACCCATCATCATTCGAATTTGATATCTTATAAAACCTTTTGCTTTAAAAAAGATTTGATAACCATCATTACTTTTTTTTACTCAAATTTTATCGACTGATCTATTTGGATTTATTTCTTTTGCTTCAGCTTCATTTAAGCCAGAATAGTTAATGAAATTATGCTTACCCTCAAAACATTTTAATGCTTTTTTAAGCTTATTTAAATCAAGTATTCTTTTTGAGAAATATGAAAATCTATTATTTGAAATATCTAAATTATTAAACTTAATTGAATACATATAGATTTTATATTTACAATTCCTTACTCTATATTCTTTTTCAATTTTTTCCATCTTCAGTATC carries:
- the truA gene encoding tRNA pseudouridine(38-40) synthase TruA, producing the protein MFYYLLTTAYDGTDFAGWAKQKNKKTIQGEIEKAFEKVAPNSKFRMVGASKTDSGVHAKDQKVWTELSFEPNVSGFLLAINKTLPIGIKILKMEKIEKEYRVRNCKYKIYMYSIKFNNLDISNNRFSYFSKRILDLNKLKKALKCFEGKHNFINYSGLNEAEAKEINPNRSVDKIWVKKSNDGYQIFFKAKGFIRYQIRMMMGATIAFANNKIDLNKIINVLNLKDKKMPYKAESCGLTLLKIVNN